One Mycolicibacterium fortuitum subsp. fortuitum genomic window carries:
- the rho gene encoding transcription termination factor Rho has protein sequence MTDTDLFTADNANGTGDLPNAVTSESTDTAAARRTSSARPASLSTMVLPELRALAKEIGVEGASGLRKSELIAAIRAHRGESNGASAEAKQAPADAQSDAGAEAAEQPAPRRRERRGSSRQAGAPAADAVKDESAAEADTKAADDTKAAESAESTAEPQEKPAKQDKQDKRERQERRDKREQADTDKDADKADNKSENKQDDKRDQKQDRDQKQDKGQGREQSDQSDNQQNRGGNSNADDDGDGDGRQGRRGRRFRDRDRRRRGERGSEGGNETELREDDVVQPVAGILDVLDNYAFVRTSGYLAGPNDVYVSMNMVRKNGLRRGDAVTGAVRVPREGEGGGNNPRQKFNPLVRLDSVNGGPVEAAKNRPDFTKLTPLYPNQRLRLETTPERLTTRVIDLIMPIGKGQRALIVSPPKAGKTTIMQDIANAITKNNPECHLMVVLVDERPEEVTDMQRSVKGEVIASTFDRPPSDHTQAAELAIERAKRLVEQGKDVVVLLDSITRLGRAYNNASPASGRILSGGVDSTALYPPKRFLGAARNIEHGGSLTIIATAMVETGSTGDTVIFEEFKGTGNAELKLDRKIAERRVFPAVDVNPSGTRKDELLLSPDEFAIVHKLRRVLSGLDSHQAIDLLMSQLRKTKNNYEFLVQVSKTAPGSMDVD, from the coding sequence GTGACAGATACGGACCTCTTCACGGCTGACAATGCCAACGGCACCGGGGATTTGCCCAATGCCGTGACTTCTGAGAGCACTGACACCGCGGCCGCGCGGCGCACTTCGAGCGCCCGGCCCGCGTCGCTGTCCACCATGGTGCTGCCCGAGCTGCGGGCCCTGGCCAAGGAAATCGGCGTCGAAGGCGCGTCCGGTTTGCGTAAGAGTGAGCTGATCGCAGCTATTCGCGCCCACCGCGGCGAATCCAACGGCGCCTCCGCCGAGGCCAAGCAGGCCCCCGCGGACGCCCAGTCGGACGCCGGTGCCGAGGCTGCCGAGCAGCCCGCGCCCCGTCGTCGCGAGCGTCGGGGTTCATCGCGCCAGGCCGGTGCTCCGGCTGCCGACGCGGTCAAGGATGAATCGGCCGCCGAAGCCGACACCAAGGCTGCCGACGACACCAAGGCTGCCGAGAGCGCCGAGTCCACCGCCGAGCCGCAGGAAAAGCCCGCCAAGCAGGACAAGCAGGACAAGCGGGAACGGCAGGAGCGGCGCGACAAGCGCGAGCAGGCCGACACGGACAAGGACGCCGACAAGGCGGACAACAAGTCCGAGAACAAGCAGGACGACAAGCGCGATCAGAAGCAGGACCGCGACCAGAAGCAGGACAAGGGCCAGGGCCGCGAGCAGTCCGATCAATCCGACAACCAGCAGAATCGGGGCGGCAACTCCAACGCCGATGACGATGGTGACGGAGACGGCAGGCAGGGCCGCCGCGGCCGCCGGTTCCGCGACCGTGATCGTCGCCGCCGCGGAGAGCGTGGCTCCGAGGGCGGTAACGAGACCGAGCTGCGTGAAGACGATGTCGTGCAGCCGGTCGCCGGCATCCTCGACGTGCTGGACAACTACGCGTTCGTCCGCACCTCGGGTTATCTGGCCGGGCCGAACGACGTCTATGTGTCCATGAACATGGTCCGCAAGAACGGGCTGCGCCGTGGTGACGCGGTCACCGGGGCCGTCCGGGTACCCCGCGAGGGAGAGGGCGGCGGCAACAACCCGCGGCAGAAGTTCAACCCGCTGGTCCGCCTGGACAGCGTCAACGGCGGTCCGGTCGAAGCGGCCAAGAACCGTCCCGACTTCACCAAGCTGACCCCGCTGTACCCGAACCAGCGGCTGCGCCTGGAGACCACCCCCGAGCGCCTGACCACCCGCGTGATCGACCTGATCATGCCCATCGGTAAGGGGCAGCGTGCCCTGATCGTGTCGCCGCCCAAGGCCGGTAAGACCACGATCATGCAGGACATCGCCAACGCGATCACCAAGAACAACCCGGAATGCCACCTCATGGTGGTGCTCGTCGACGAGCGCCCTGAAGAGGTCACCGACATGCAGCGCTCGGTCAAGGGTGAGGTCATCGCCTCGACCTTCGACCGCCCGCCGTCAGACCACACTCAGGCCGCGGAACTGGCCATCGAGCGGGCCAAGCGCCTGGTCGAGCAGGGCAAGGACGTCGTCGTGCTGCTGGACTCGATCACCCGCCTGGGCCGCGCGTACAACAACGCCTCCCCGGCCTCGGGTCGCATCCTGTCCGGTGGTGTGGATTCCACCGCGCTGTACCCGCCGAAGCGATTCCTCGGCGCGGCGCGCAACATCGAGCACGGCGGCTCGCTCACGATCATCGCCACCGCGATGGTCGAGACCGGCTCCACGGGTGACACCGTGATCTTCGAAGAGTTCAAGGGCACCGGCAACGCCGAGCTCAAGCTCGACCGCAAGATCGCCGAGCGCCGGGTGTTCCCCGCGGTCGACGTCAACCCGTCGGGCACGCGTAAGGATGAGCTGCTGCTCAGCCCCGACGAATTCGCCATCGTCCACAAGCTGCGCCGCGTGCTCTCGGGCCTCGACAGCCACCAGGCCATCGACCTGCTGATGAGCCAGCTGCGCAAGACCAAGAACAACTACGAGTTCCTGGTACAGGTCTCCAAGACCGCGCCGGGATCGATGGACGTCGACTAA
- the fadD1 gene encoding fatty-acid--CoA ligase FadD1, with product MAETLQQLLRERERGDTVAIKYGDRTWTWREHIAEAKAQAATLIAMADPQRPLHVGTLLGNTPDMLTALAAAALGGYVLCGINNTRRGDALARDIARVECQIVLVDDQHRGLLDGVDLPGVAVIDVSKTAWSAGELIPHREVGPDDTFMMIFTSGTSGEPKAVRVAHSIVLFSAAALVQRYNLTEADTCYLAMPLFHSNGVYAGWGVALSSGAAMAPAQFSASGFLPDIRRYGATYMNYVGKPLAYILATAEQPDDRDNPLRVAFGNEAADRDIDEFSRRFGCSVWDGFGSTELAIIITRTEGTPAGSVGQGFPGVAIYDPETLTECAVAEFDDTGALVNADAATGELVNTNGSGMFRGYHNDQGATDERLRHGMYWSGDLAYRDADGWIYLAGRTADWMRVDGENITAAPIERILLRQPVISRVAVYPVPDEFVGDQVMAAIVLRDGSRLTPEEFGSFLTRQQDLSPKSWPRYVWIAEDLPTTATNKILKRELVALGSDPAGRVLWKRDGTDYTQI from the coding sequence ATGGCCGAAACGCTGCAGCAGCTGCTCCGCGAGCGCGAACGGGGCGACACCGTCGCCATCAAATACGGCGACCGGACCTGGACCTGGCGGGAGCACATCGCCGAGGCGAAGGCCCAGGCAGCCACGCTGATCGCCATGGCCGACCCGCAGCGCCCCCTGCACGTCGGGACCCTTTTGGGCAACACCCCCGACATGCTGACCGCACTCGCGGCCGCAGCCCTCGGCGGCTATGTACTGTGCGGCATCAACAACACCCGGCGGGGCGATGCGCTTGCCAGAGACATCGCCAGGGTCGAATGCCAGATCGTCCTGGTCGATGACCAGCACCGCGGACTGCTGGACGGCGTCGACCTGCCAGGAGTCGCCGTTATCGACGTGTCGAAGACCGCATGGTCGGCAGGGGAACTCATCCCGCACCGCGAGGTCGGTCCCGACGACACCTTCATGATGATCTTCACCTCGGGCACCAGCGGCGAGCCCAAGGCCGTCCGGGTCGCCCATTCCATCGTGCTGTTCTCGGCCGCCGCCCTGGTGCAGCGCTACAACCTCACCGAGGCGGACACCTGCTACCTGGCCATGCCGCTGTTCCACTCGAACGGGGTGTACGCCGGCTGGGGCGTGGCGCTCAGCTCGGGCGCGGCGATGGCGCCGGCGCAGTTCTCGGCCTCGGGATTCCTCCCGGACATCCGCCGCTACGGCGCCACCTACATGAACTACGTCGGAAAGCCCCTCGCCTACATCCTCGCCACCGCCGAGCAGCCCGACGACCGCGACAACCCGCTGCGGGTGGCGTTCGGCAACGAGGCCGCCGACCGCGACATCGACGAGTTCAGCCGCCGGTTCGGCTGCAGCGTCTGGGACGGCTTCGGTTCGACGGAACTGGCCATCATCATCACGCGCACCGAGGGCACTCCGGCCGGCAGCGTCGGCCAGGGATTCCCGGGGGTGGCGATCTACGATCCCGAGACCCTCACCGAATGCGCGGTAGCCGAATTCGACGACACCGGCGCGCTGGTCAACGCCGACGCTGCCACCGGGGAACTGGTCAACACCAACGGCAGTGGAATGTTCCGCGGCTACCACAACGATCAGGGCGCCACCGATGAACGGTTGCGCCACGGCATGTACTGGTCGGGCGACCTGGCCTACCGCGATGCCGACGGCTGGATCTATCTGGCCGGGCGCACCGCGGACTGGATGAGGGTGGACGGCGAGAACATCACCGCAGCCCCCATCGAACGAATCCTGTTACGCCAACCGGTGATCAGCCGCGTCGCGGTCTATCCGGTGCCCGACGAGTTCGTCGGCGATCAAGTGATGGCGGCAATCGTGCTGCGCGACGGCAGTCGGCTCACGCCCGAAGAATTCGGCTCATTTCTGACCCGGCAGCAGGATCTGTCACCGAAATCCTGGCCCCGTTACGTGTGGATCGCCGAAGATCTGCCCACCACCGCGACCAACAAGATCCTCAAGCGTGAACTGGTCGCGCTGGGCTCCGATCCGGCCGGTCGGGTGCTGTGGAAGCGCGACGGCACGGATTACACCCAAATCTGA
- the thrB gene encoding homoserine kinase, translating into MNQTLPAGLTATAVVAASSANLGPGFDSLGLALSLYDEIIVETTESGLQLEVEGEGAGQVPLDATHLVVRAIEAGLQATGHRAGGLIVRCRNEIPHSRGLGSSAAAVVGGLAVVNGLVAQAGSDPLTEDRLIQLASEFEGHPDNAAAAVLGGAVVSWTETDDEGRPRYRAVPVRMHPDIRLFPAVPQQRSSTAETRAVLPEQVSHLDARFNLSRAALLVVALSERPDLLMTATEDVLHQPQRAAAMPASAEYLQLLRRCGVAGVLSGAGPTVLGMSSAVGLPDEVLEYGTAHGFTVREMSVGSGVRWTSGVAVRN; encoded by the coding sequence GTGAATCAGACCCTGCCCGCCGGGCTCACGGCCACTGCTGTCGTCGCAGCCTCCAGCGCCAACCTAGGCCCAGGCTTCGACAGCCTGGGTTTGGCGCTCAGCCTGTACGACGAAATCATCGTCGAGACAACCGAATCCGGCCTGCAGCTGGAGGTTGAAGGCGAGGGTGCGGGTCAGGTCCCGCTGGATGCGACGCACCTCGTGGTGCGGGCCATCGAGGCGGGGCTGCAGGCGACAGGTCACCGTGCGGGCGGCCTGATCGTGCGCTGCCGCAACGAGATTCCGCATTCGCGTGGGCTCGGGTCATCGGCCGCTGCGGTTGTCGGTGGCCTGGCAGTGGTCAATGGTCTTGTGGCGCAAGCAGGTTCGGACCCCTTGACCGAAGATCGGCTGATCCAGCTGGCCAGTGAGTTCGAGGGGCATCCTGACAACGCCGCGGCAGCAGTGCTGGGCGGGGCAGTGGTGTCCTGGACCGAAACCGATGACGAGGGCCGACCGCGCTACCGGGCTGTGCCGGTTCGGATGCATCCGGACATTCGGCTGTTTCCCGCGGTTCCGCAACAGCGATCGTCGACCGCAGAGACCCGGGCAGTGCTGCCCGAGCAGGTCAGTCATCTCGACGCGCGGTTCAACCTCAGCCGGGCGGCGCTGCTGGTGGTGGCGTTGAGTGAGCGTCCGGACCTGTTGATGACCGCCACCGAGGACGTGCTGCACCAGCCGCAACGCGCCGCGGCGATGCCGGCCTCGGCGGAATACCTGCAACTACTGCGGCGTTGTGGGGTGGCAGGAGTACTGTCCGGGGCCGGGCCTACCGTCCTGGGAATGAGTTCGGCGGTCGGGCTGCCCGACGAGGTCTTGGAGTACGGCACTGCACACGGGTTCACCGTCAGGGAGATGTCGGTCGGATCGGGGGTCCGCTGGACGTCCGGTGTGGCCGTCAGGAATTGA
- a CDS encoding homoserine dehydrogenase: MSDEKPIGVAVLGLGNVGSEVVRIINESATDLAARIGAPLEVRGIGVRKVSGDRGVPKNLLTDDIVELVSRDDVDIVVELMGPVKPARKAILAALEQGKSVVTANKALMAQSTGELAQAAEKARVDLYFEAAVAGAIPVIRPLTQSLAGDTVVRVAGIVNGTTNYILSEMDSTGADYTSALADASALGYAEADPTADVEGYDAAAKAAILASIAFHTRVTADDVYREGITKVSAADFESARALGCTIKLLAICERLTTDEGKQRVSARVYPALVPLTHPLAAVNGAFNAVVVEAEAAGRLMFYGQGAGGAPTASAVMGDVVMAARNRVQGGRGPRESKYAKLPIAPIGFIPTRYYVNMNVSDKPGVLSAVAAEFSKREVSIAEVRQEGMVDEEGQPCGARIVVVTHQATDAALSETVEALADLDAVQTINSVLRMEGTNA; this comes from the coding sequence ATGAGTGATGAGAAGCCCATCGGCGTAGCGGTATTGGGGCTCGGCAACGTCGGCAGCGAAGTGGTTCGCATCATCAACGAGAGCGCCACCGACCTCGCGGCCCGCATCGGAGCGCCGCTCGAGGTGCGCGGGATCGGGGTGCGCAAGGTCTCCGGTGACCGCGGCGTACCGAAGAACCTGCTCACCGACGACATCGTCGAGCTGGTGTCGCGCGACGACGTCGACATCGTGGTCGAGTTGATGGGCCCGGTGAAGCCGGCCCGCAAGGCCATCCTGGCCGCCCTCGAGCAGGGCAAGTCGGTGGTCACCGCCAACAAGGCACTGATGGCGCAGTCCACCGGCGAGCTGGCGCAGGCTGCCGAAAAGGCGCGCGTCGACCTGTATTTCGAAGCCGCTGTGGCCGGCGCGATCCCGGTGATCCGTCCGCTCACCCAGTCATTGGCCGGCGACACGGTGGTGCGCGTGGCCGGCATCGTCAACGGCACCACCAACTACATCCTGTCCGAGATGGACAGCACCGGAGCCGATTACACCTCGGCGCTGGCCGATGCCAGTGCACTCGGCTACGCCGAGGCTGACCCCACCGCCGATGTCGAGGGTTACGACGCCGCGGCCAAGGCCGCGATCCTCGCCTCGATCGCCTTCCACACTCGGGTCACCGCCGATGACGTCTACCGCGAAGGCATTACCAAGGTGAGTGCCGCCGACTTCGAGTCCGCTCGGGCTCTGGGCTGCACCATCAAGCTGCTGGCCATCTGCGAGCGGCTCACCACTGACGAAGGCAAGCAACGTGTTTCGGCCCGTGTCTACCCGGCGTTGGTGCCGTTGACACACCCGCTGGCCGCAGTTAACGGAGCCTTCAACGCGGTGGTGGTCGAGGCCGAGGCGGCCGGTCGGCTGATGTTCTACGGGCAGGGCGCCGGCGGCGCGCCGACCGCATCGGCCGTGATGGGCGACGTCGTGATGGCCGCGCGGAACCGGGTCCAGGGCGGCCGGGGACCGCGCGAGTCCAAGTACGCCAAGCTGCCGATCGCGCCGATCGGCTTCATCCCCACCCGCTACTACGTCAACATGAACGTCTCGGACAAACCCGGCGTGTTGTCCGCGGTGGCGGCAGAATTCTCCAAGCGCGAGGTCAGCATCGCCGAGGTGCGCCAGGAGGGCATGGTCGACGAGGAGGGGCAGCCCTGCGGCGCGCGCATCGTGGTGGTGACCCATCAGGCCACCGATGCAGCGCTCTCGGAAACCGTCGAGGCGCTGGCCGATCTCGACGCGGTGCAGACCATCAACAGCGTGCTGCGTATGGAAGGAACGAACGCATGA
- the thrC gene encoding threonine synthase, producing the protein MNPGTQGKTSAGPVHRPWPGLIEAYRDRLPVGDNWTPITLLEGGTPLIHAKRLSELTGCTVHLKVEGLNPTGSFKDRGMTVAVTESLARGQQAVLCASTGNTSASAAAYAAQAGITCAVLIPQGKIAMGKLAQAVMYGAKIIQVDGNFDDCLELARKITADFPTIALVNSVNPYRIEGQKTAAFEIVDALGAAPDVHALPVGNAGNITAYWKGYTEYHRDGLTDRLPRMLGTQAAGAAPLVTGEPVKEPETIATAIRIGSPASWSGAVEAQQQSKGRFLAATDEEILAAYHLIARNEGVFVEPASAASVAGLLKSIEDGWVKRGSTVVCTVTGNGLKDPDTALKDMPTVTPVPVDPVAVVAKLELV; encoded by the coding sequence ATGAACCCCGGGACGCAAGGAAAGACCAGCGCAGGGCCGGTGCACCGGCCCTGGCCGGGATTGATCGAGGCCTACCGAGATCGGCTGCCGGTCGGCGACAACTGGACGCCGATCACCTTGCTCGAGGGCGGTACACCGCTGATCCATGCCAAGCGGCTGAGTGAACTCACTGGCTGCACAGTGCATCTCAAGGTCGAGGGGCTCAACCCGACCGGGTCTTTCAAGGACCGCGGCATGACCGTTGCGGTGACCGAGTCGTTGGCGCGCGGGCAGCAGGCCGTGTTGTGCGCGTCCACCGGTAACACCTCCGCCTCAGCGGCCGCGTACGCCGCCCAGGCCGGTATCACCTGTGCGGTTCTCATCCCGCAGGGCAAGATCGCCATGGGCAAGCTGGCGCAGGCAGTCATGTACGGCGCCAAGATCATTCAGGTCGACGGCAACTTCGACGACTGCCTGGAACTGGCTCGCAAGATCACCGCGGACTTCCCGACCATCGCCCTGGTCAACTCGGTTAACCCGTACCGCATCGAGGGGCAGAAGACCGCCGCGTTCGAGATCGTCGACGCGCTGGGCGCCGCACCCGACGTCCATGCACTGCCGGTGGGCAACGCGGGCAACATCACCGCCTACTGGAAGGGCTACACCGAGTATCACCGCGACGGTCTGACCGACCGGCTTCCGCGCATGCTCGGCACTCAGGCGGCCGGAGCTGCCCCGCTGGTAACCGGTGAGCCGGTCAAGGAACCGGAGACCATCGCCACCGCGATCCGCATCGGTTCGCCGGCGTCATGGTCCGGCGCGGTCGAGGCGCAGCAGCAGTCCAAGGGGCGCTTCCTGGCTGCCACCGACGAGGAGATCCTCGCGGCATATCACCTGATCGCCCGTAACGAAGGCGTGTTCGTGGAACCGGCCTCGGCGGCCAGCGTGGCCGGTCTGCTCAAGTCAATCGAGGACGGCTGGGTCAAGCGTGGCTCCACCGTGGTCTGCACGGTCACCGGCAACGGCCTCAAGGATCCCGACACCGCGCTCAAGGACATGCCCACCGTCACGCCGGTGCCGGTCGATCCGGTCGCCGTCGTCGCCAAGCTCGAGCTGGTCTGA
- a CDS encoding TetR/AcrR family transcriptional regulator has protein sequence MTSTTAPRSVRDRLIDAAEECLRTKGIRATTVSEVAEAAGVSRGWLYRHFPDKVTLLGAVIVRLNDTFWSEAQAMLEQIDGLDRQIAWGVGNGLRAYDDPGAVLMKLRTDEPEEFAACAGAGVQGMIPDLAEFWSPYLAAARDRGEIRADTDIAEASEWVARVLISLATVPGNTLDPSDGDAVLGQVRRYLMPGLRPAPTA, from the coding sequence TTGACCAGCACCACGGCACCCCGCAGCGTGCGAGATCGGCTGATCGACGCTGCCGAAGAATGCTTGCGAACCAAAGGCATTCGCGCGACCACCGTGTCGGAGGTGGCTGAAGCCGCCGGAGTGTCCCGCGGGTGGCTCTACCGCCACTTCCCCGACAAGGTCACCCTGCTGGGCGCTGTGATCGTGCGTCTCAACGACACGTTCTGGTCAGAGGCACAAGCCATGCTCGAGCAGATCGACGGGCTGGATCGCCAGATCGCCTGGGGCGTCGGCAACGGACTGCGGGCGTACGACGATCCGGGCGCGGTGCTGATGAAGCTCCGCACCGACGAACCCGAGGAATTCGCCGCCTGCGCAGGAGCCGGCGTACAGGGCATGATCCCCGACCTCGCCGAGTTCTGGTCTCCTTATCTGGCTGCCGCCCGCGACCGTGGGGAGATCCGCGCCGATACCGACATCGCTGAAGCGTCGGAATGGGTTGCGCGCGTGTTGATTTCGCTGGCAACCGTCCCGGGTAACACGCTGGATCCCAGCGACGGAGACGCGGTTCTCGGTCAAGTTCGGCGCTATCTGATGCCCGGGTTACGTCCCGCTCCGACCGCCTGA